TGTGGGAGAAGTAAGAAACTATTCCATTGCACCAAACCATTCCAATCGTTGGTGGAAAATCTTCTGTATCGCACAAGACAAAACCATCTCCGATGTGGGAACTACAGGTTGTAGTGCTTCCAACTTTATTGAAAGATCCATGTATTCCAACTAGTTGGTAGTTCCCTACTACTAATCACGAATACGAATCGTTCTAAACTGTATACAATCTACGATACAGTTTAGAACATAGGACTCACAAAATCCATTTAAGAACTGATGGTTCTTCCCATCAAAGGCAGATTGGTTTAGGGATTAGGAAAGGATAGTAACGGAATACTGTCCTTTTTTTTCACTTACTAACAAATTCAAATCGTAAAGATCCGAAAGATTTTTATCTGTCAATACTTCTGACTTTTTCCCAAAACTAATCACCTTACCTTCTTTTAATAAAAGAATTTTAGAAAAATCTTCCGGGATTTCTTCGATCCTATGAGTGATGAGAATTCTTGTGAGTTTGGGATTGTTATCTTTTAATTGGGATAATGATTTTCCAAAATCGGTTCTAGCAGTGATGTCTAAAGTAGCAGTTGGTTCATCTAAAACTAAGATTTCTTTTCCTGTCCCAAAGGCTCGTAAAAGTAAAACCTTCATTTTTTCCCCAGACGAAAGTGTGGAATATGTTTGGTCTTTTTTGTGGATTAGGTTTATGGAACGTAACAGTGATTCTGCGGTTTTTTCTTGTACTTCTGTTGGGTCTTTATAAAGTCCCAGGGTTCCGATCACACCAGTGAGTACCATTTCAAATGTGGTGAGTCTTTGTAATAAGGTTTCTTGGTGGCCGGGTTGTACCATTCCAATTCGGTTTTGTAAGGGTGCCATTGGAGTTTCACCATAAGTTTCCCCAAATGCCGAAATGGAACCAGTGGTGGGCCATGAATAACCAAAGAGTAGATTGATGAGAGTTGTTTTTCCGGCTCCGTTTCTTCCAATGATGGCAAGAGAGTCACCTTGATTCAGTGAAAAATTAACATTGTCTAAAATTTTTTTATCTGTTCTAACAAAGGAAACAGATTCAAAACGGATCACTTCACTCATTCGATTTTTTAAATAATAGTTCGATTTTGTTCACTGCAGCAGAGAACACATCGATATTATCTAAATTAAATTTTGCGAGTAGGATTTTGTCAATCGCATAGAATCCCTTTTTTTGTTCATGATAATCGGCCATCATATTCGCCATATATATCACTTCCACAAGGTCACGTAATTCTTGAGGTGCTAAGAATGGTTTATGGTGGTATTCAATAGCCACACGTAAGTCTAAAGGAAATTCCCATTTTTCAGCAAGTAGGGCTCCAAGTTGCGGATGGCTGAGTCCAATTGCCATTTCTTCCAACAGGGTTGAGTTGCCCGAATCGACTCCTCTTTGGTAGGTTTCGATTTTTTTGAAAAAACCTCGATCCACAGATAGTAAAAGGAATTTTCCAATGTCGTGTAACAGGGCACTGACGGCGATGATATCGGCAATTTTATTGGTGTGATTGTTTTCTGTAGCCAGATAACGTGCGTAATAACTGCAACGGCTGGAATGATCCCAAACATCCATCATTTTGCCGTATTGGCCATCCATAATCTTACGAACACCAGATACATAGAGTAGATTTCTTAGATTTTTTAATCCTACAACTTTCACCGCCTGTAAGATGGAACTTACCTGGCTTCTGTTAGCAAAAAAAGCTGAATTGGAAAGTTTCAAAAGATCCGCAGAAAGAGCAGGGTTCTTTTCGATTTCTTGCGAAATCATATGTAAATCAGAATCAGGATTGTTACAAAGTTGGATGATTTTTGTAAGGGAATGAGGGAGTGGCGGAAGGCCATCAATTTCGTTTAGAAGTTTTGTTTTTAAGTCTGTTTGGATTTCTACAGGAGTAGTAACTTCTGGTACAGATAGTGTAGCGCGCGTTATCTTTTCATTTGTAAATATTTTGAATTTTTCAGATCCAATTCCAGAATTCTTTAAGAGGAGTTGAATGAGTACTAACCCTAAACCAGCAGATTCTGTACTGTCCGAAACATCCGTAAAAGCGTCTGATAGGTCATTGTAGTTCTTCGCAACTTCGATTCTTCGATTAATCCTTGCTAGTTCTTCTTTGGTAATGGGTGCGTTGTTTTCGACTGCAAAATGGATGGATTTTCCTTCGACTTTCATTAGGAGACTAATGTAGTAATTTCCACCGTCTAACCTCTCCAATTGTTCATTCCATTTCATGATGATATTTTCTTGGAATCGGGACATTCCCTTTGCATAATCACCAGCGTTTTGGATGTCTAAATTTTCACGGGTAAAATAATCGCGTTTTGCATTTGCCTTATTGGCATTCATCAGGAGTTCTTTTAGAACAGTGAAGATGACTTCGACTAAATAGAGTTTATCCATATACCCCATTACATGGACAAGTAATGCGTATATCTCCTGATTTTGTTCTTCTGTAACGAAGTAAAAGTTGATTCTGGATTCTTTTGCAGTCTCTAATTGAGAGATAATATCTTGAAAATTCACAAACGCTTTTTCCCGTAACACTCTTATATTTTAATTTCTTTTGGACGCAATAGATATTTTTTTCCCATCCAATTTCTATTTTGTCCCAGGGGACTTGTATAGTGATTACAACAGTGGAGGAAATCACTATGGATATGTTAGACCAAATGAATTTGCATTTACTCATGCAAGAGAGATTGGAAAGAATTTTAGAGGATATAGAAAAAAGACCTAAGGCAAAATCCAAAAAAACAAAAGGTTTTGATCGAATTCCCGCAAACAAAGAAAAAGCAGAATGGAACCTACAAGAAATACCGGTCCTATTCG
This genomic interval from Leptospira perdikensis contains the following:
- a CDS encoding HDOD domain-containing protein, which produces MNFQDIISQLETAKESRINFYFVTEEQNQEIYALLVHVMGYMDKLYLVEVIFTVLKELLMNANKANAKRDYFTRENLDIQNAGDYAKGMSRFQENIIMKWNEQLERLDGGNYYISLLMKVEGKSIHFAVENNAPITKEELARINRRIEVAKNYNDLSDAFTDVSDSTESAGLGLVLIQLLLKNSGIGSEKFKIFTNEKITRATLSVPEVTTPVEIQTDLKTKLLNEIDGLPPLPHSLTKIIQLCNNPDSDLHMISQEIEKNPALSADLLKLSNSAFFANRSQVSSILQAVKVVGLKNLRNLLYVSGVRKIMDGQYGKMMDVWDHSSRCSYYARYLATENNHTNKIADIIAVSALLHDIGKFLLLSVDRGFFKKIETYQRGVDSGNSTLLEEMAIGLSHPQLGALLAEKWEFPLDLRVAIEYHHKPFLAPQELRDLVEVIYMANMMADYHEQKKGFYAIDKILLAKFNLDNIDVFSAAVNKIELLFKKSNE
- a CDS encoding ABC transporter ATP-binding protein produces the protein MSEVIRFESVSFVRTDKKILDNVNFSLNQGDSLAIIGRNGAGKTTLINLLFGYSWPTTGSISAFGETYGETPMAPLQNRIGMVQPGHQETLLQRLTTFEMVLTGVIGTLGLYKDPTEVQEKTAESLLRSINLIHKKDQTYSTLSSGEKMKVLLLRAFGTGKEILVLDEPTATLDITARTDFGKSLSQLKDNNPKLTRILITHRIEEIPEDFSKILLLKEGKVISFGKKSEVLTDKNLSDLYDLNLLVSEKKGQYSVTILS